A region from the Oncorhynchus clarkii lewisi isolate Uvic-CL-2024 chromosome 8, UVic_Ocla_1.0, whole genome shotgun sequence genome encodes:
- the LOC139415581 gene encoding gap junction Cx32.2 protein-like has translation MGDWGFLSKLLDKVQSHSTVIGKIWMSVLFLFRIMVLGAGAESVWGDEQSGFICNTQQPGCENVCYDHIFPISHIRFWVMQIIFVSTPTLLYLGHAMHVISQENKLRAILQSQVDNGTLKKPKYSNEAGKIKIKGNLLGSYTTQLFFKIIIEITFIVGQYYLYGFVMVPMIPCSRSPCPFTVECYMSRPTEKTIFIIFMLVVACVSLALNVIEVFYLLCTRLRCSGSKGRSYHTTSTANPATLPAPGWSGRVDTEMDTLRQNKMNLEFESGQSLGGSLDRAKEDKHLLGDNH, from the coding sequence ATGGGGGACTGGGGTTTTCTTTCCAAGTTACTGGACAAGGTGCAGTCTCACTCAACAGTCATCGGAAAGATATGGATGAGTGTCCTGTTCCTGTTCAGAATCATGGTCTTGGGTGCCGGAGCAGAGAGCGTGTGGGGCGATGAACAGTCTGGTTTCATATGCAATACGCAACAACCTGGTTGTGAGAATGTGTGCTACGACCATATCTTCCCCATCTCACACATCCGCTTCTGGGTCATGCAGATCATCTTTGTCTCCACCCCAACTCTTCTATATCTGGGCCATGCCATGCATGTCATCAGCCAGGAGAACAAACTGAGAGCCATACTGCAGAGCCAAGTTGACAATGGCACATTGAAGAAGCCCAAATACAGCAACGAAGCAGGGAAGATCAAAATTAAGGGGAATTTACTAGGTAGTTACACGACCCAGCTGTTCTTTAAGATCATTATAGAGATCACTTTCATCGTGGGTCAGTACTACCTGTATGGGTTTGTCATGGTCCCCATGATCCCCTGCTCAAGATCTCCCTGCCCCTTCACTGTCGAATGCTACATGTCCCGTCCTACAGAGAAGACCATCTTCATCATCTTCATGCTGGTGGTGGCCTGTGTGTCTCTGGCTCTGAATGTGATTGAGGTGTTCTATCTGCTTTGTACAAGATTAAGATGCAGTGGCTCCAAAGGCCGCAGTTATCACACTACCTCAACAGCAAACCCAGCCACCCTCCCGGCTCCTGGGTGGTCTGGTCGCGTAGATACTGAAATGGACACCCTGAGACAGAACAAGATGAATCTGGAGTTTGAGAGTGGCCAGAGTTTAGGGGGTAGTCTGGATAGAGCTAAGGAAGATAAACATTTGCTGGGTGACAACCACTAA